A genomic stretch from Armatimonadota bacterium includes:
- a CDS encoding alanine--glyoxylate aminotransferase family protein — protein sequence MSDERPVHLRIPGPTPLPPEVRHAASGQMINHRGPEFRALLAEVTAGLQEVLATRHDVILLTASGTGGLEAAVVNTLSPGDRVLAVSVGYFGERFAAIAQAYGAEVMPLAFPWGAAADPDRVRQALRADPAIRAVLVTHNETSTGVTNDLAALAAVVKEEGRLLLVDAISSAACLELRTDAWGLDVVVSGSQKGWLAPPGLAIVAVSPAAWEAQARARMPRFYFDLRRARDAAQEGSTPWTPALSVCFALREGLRRLRAEGVEAVWARHRRVGRSTREGVQRLGLRLVPHDERTASDTVTAFWLPDGADAKAVLQRLRTDHGVVLAGGPGQLAGRILRIGHLGAVSEGDITPVLDGLRAVLAPHVPAVR from the coding sequence GTGAGCGACGAGCGTCCCGTCCACCTACGCATCCCCGGCCCGACCCCGCTGCCGCCCGAGGTCCGCCATGCGGCGTCCGGGCAGATGATCAACCACCGCGGCCCGGAGTTCCGCGCGCTGCTGGCCGAGGTGACGGCCGGGCTGCAGGAGGTGCTGGCCACCCGGCACGACGTGATCCTGCTCACCGCCTCGGGCACCGGCGGCCTGGAGGCCGCGGTGGTGAACACGCTCTCGCCGGGCGACCGGGTGCTGGCCGTGTCGGTCGGCTACTTCGGCGAGCGCTTCGCCGCCATCGCCCAGGCCTACGGGGCCGAGGTGATGCCGCTGGCCTTCCCCTGGGGTGCGGCGGCCGACCCCGACCGCGTCCGGCAGGCCTTGCGCGCCGATCCGGCCATCCGGGCGGTGCTGGTCACGCACAACGAGACCAGCACCGGGGTGACCAACGACCTGGCCGCGCTGGCCGCGGTGGTGAAGGAGGAGGGGCGCCTGCTGCTGGTAGACGCCATCAGCTCGGCGGCCTGTCTGGAGCTGCGCACCGACGCCTGGGGGCTGGACGTGGTCGTCTCCGGATCCCAGAAGGGGTGGCTGGCCCCGCCAGGGCTAGCCATCGTGGCGGTCTCCCCCGCGGCGTGGGAGGCGCAGGCGCGGGCCCGCATGCCGCGCTTCTACTTCGACCTGCGCCGCGCCCGCGACGCCGCGCAGGAGGGGAGCACCCCCTGGACGCCGGCCCTCTCGGTGTGCTTCGCCCTGCGCGAGGGGCTGCGCCGGCTGCGGGCGGAAGGGGTCGAGGCGGTGTGGGCGCGCCACCGGCGCGTGGGGCGCTCCACCCGCGAGGGAGTGCAACGGCTGGGCCTGCGCCTGGTCCCGCACGACGAGCGCACCGCCTCGGACACCGTCACGGCCTTCTGGCTCCCCGACGGGGCGGACGCCAAGGCCGTCCTGCAGCGGTTGCGCACCGACCACGGCGTGGTGCTGGCCGGCGGGCCCGGCCAGCTGGCGGGGCGGATCCTGCGCATCGGCCACCTGGGCGCGGTCAGCGAGGGCGACATCACCCCGGTGCTCGATGGCCTGCGCGCCGTCCTGGCGCCCCACGTCCCCGCCGTGCGCTGA